The genomic interval CACAAAGATGATTACCAATGTAAATGGAGGGGTCTGTCAAGGTGTTGAATTGGTTGCCTGATGGTATTCTTCCTGTCAATTTGTTATACGATACATTGAAGTCGCTTAAGGATGTCAAGTTTGAGAATGTGGCAGGTATACTACAAAGGAGTTTGTTTCTTGACAAGTCTAGTGATTCAAGTTGTTGTAACCGACCCAACTTGTCTGGGATCTCACCTTCTAAGTGGTTGCTGGCGAGGTGCAAACTCTGCAGACCATACAAACTTGAAAGCTCTTCAGGGATGTCCCCTGTCAACGCATTGTTGGAGAGGTCCATGATTTTCAAATAtggaagaaggtgctccgaataTTCCTCTTCTTTCCCCCTGGATGCCACTACTATGGTATCTCCAGCTCCTAAAATGCCATTCAATGTAAAAACAGACTTCGAAAACGTCTGCATCGCACTGAAGTTGCCAAAACTCTCAGGGATGGGACCTGACAAATTATTGTGTGACAAATCAAGGATTTGTACATATTGGAGTTGAGAAATTTCCTCTGGGATGTGACCAATAAAGGTATTTGATCTTAAGATGAGAACAACTAATCTTGATAGACTTTCTCCAACCCAAATTGGTATACTTCCAGTGAAGTTGTTGTAACTGAGATCAAGAACATCAAGTTGACTGCAATCCTTCAATGAGGCAGGGATTTCCCCAGATAATTTGTTGTGGCTCAATCGAAGTTGCATTAGTTGAGAAGCATAAGATATTGAATCAGGTATACCTCCAGTCAACTTGTTGTTTGACAAATCCAACTGCAATAACTTAGTTGAATTCCACCAACAATCAGGTAGCTCACCAGATAAATTGTTATCCGAGATACCAAGACTTTGAAGTCCCTTGATTGGACACAATGAGCTGGGAACGGTGCCATTTAATTTGTTCATTGAGAGGTAGACACTGGAAAATGGATTGCGTGACTGAGAATGAATTATTGGAAAGATTTATGGAGGAGATGGATGAACCCAGAAAACCCGGTAGAGGTCCATGAAACCGATTGGAAGAAAGATCAATGGTATTCAACTGCATGGAAGTTGAGAACTTGGGCAGCATTCCCTCAATCTGATTTTCAGACATGTACAACTCTGCAAGGTTGACACTAATCAGGTTCCAAAACCAGTCTGGGATGGTGCTTGAGATTCCTGTATTAGATATGTCAAGTACATTCAACTTGTGTTGCGTCCGGAGCCATGTTGGGAATTCTGGGCCCACTGAACAAGACCTGATTCTCAATTCTTGGAGAAGAAAAGGTGGAATCCAGTTAGAGCTCACATTGAAAACGAATGAATTGAAGGACATATAAAGCTTTTCTAACTTCTTGAGATTAGAAAAGTGTGCTTCAGTTACAATACCCCTCAGTTGATTCTCATCAAGATCCAAAACTTCTAACTCTGCAAGTTTTCCAATTTCCACTGATAGTGTGCCATTTAATTTGTTTGAGGAAAGGTGTAATTCCTCCATAAAAGAAAGTGATGCAAGGGATGAAGGAACAGAGCCGGAGAGTGAATTCTGTGAGAGATCAAGAACCTTGAGATTCTTGATGTCCCCCATCCAGTCTGGTATATCTCCATCAAGATTGGCATCGCTTAAATGCAAATGAGTCAGACTATCCTTAAGACACCCAGTAAAAATGAGCTCAGCTAGTCTCATGCTCATGTGCCAGTCCGACAGATCAAGCCTCTTCAGGTTACAAAGACTGCTTATGCTTTTGGCTATGCCAGTAGCAGAAGAATTACTGGACCGAATATGATTGTTACTGAGATCTAGATGTTCAAGGCTTTTGATATCAAAAACCCATAGAGACACTGAAAAATCGATGTAATTGTTTGATAGATCAAGAACTGAGAGACTTGAGAAGTTTAGATGGGGAATGGAAAGAGGAATACTTTCAAACTGACACCGAGACAGACCTATCTCCTCTATGGCAGGAAGCTTGTTCAAGGCTAAAAACAAGCTTTTGCTAGAAGAGGAATACTCCCAAAGGTGACACCACTCATATACAAGTGTTGCAATGAAGTAAGATGAGACAGCCATTCATGGTCTGCAGGGtcagaaataaaaagaacattcTCCGACAGATCAAGAGTGAGCAAATTGGAGAGATTTCCAAAACTAGCAGGAATGGATCCGCTAAAGTAAGAATAAGAGAGGTCAAGGTATCTCAACTCCTTCAACTGGCTGATGAATGACGGAATGGTTGTTCCGTATAAGTAATTATCACTCAAGTCAAGGTAATTCAAGTGTTGAAGTTGAAGCAAAGATGGAGAGATCTCACCTTTCAGCTGCAAGTCATGCTCCCCAAGTTCCAGTCCAATAACGTTGCCAGTGATGTTGTCACAACGGACTCCTTCCCATGAGCAGCAGTCTTGTCCCATCGCCCAAGATGAGAGTTTGTCTGGGTTAATTTTATGAATAGTCATCCAACTTtgcctttttttcattttagtcaTCCAACTTCAAAACGTATCAAAGTAGTCactcaagtttttaaaaaaagttcacTGGGTCACCACCAAAGGATTTCCGTTAAAAAACCCTATGTGGTACCGGAAAGTCTCGACTCAAGCTATGTCCACATCACGATAACTATTCCCCGTCCACGCCATGATAATAAGTTCGAGCTCGGCAATCACTATTACACGCCGCCTTCTTCTCTaccctcatcttcttctcacCACTGTCTCGGAGATTTCCAGCTCTCCCAAGCGTAGGCACTCGTGGGACTAAGCCTCTGTGAAGATAGCATAATCTCATACAGTATCTACCCAAGAGAAGATGATTTTCCTGAGAGACCTGGTTGAAGCTTCACGAGTTTGTAGAGATGCGCCCTAGTACCCAATAAAAGATGTTTTCCTCCTATGCTAGCTTCATTTCTTCAGAATTCAACTGTTAATATTAAGTTAATTGTaatatgtattttcagttaATTGTAACATTTCCAAAGCAAGAAACCAATGCAAAACGGCTTTCATACATGGTTTAATAATCCATAATGGCAATAGCTTGGCTATTCTCGTACACGGTCTACATATCGACTGCAATAGTTTAACACGACTTAGTTATTAGTAGATGTCCTGTGATTTGAGCATACAAGATTAATGGTAGTAAACAATTGTTGTTATCAAGGGAAAAACTGGCAAAAATTTGTTGTTGTCTGAAGGTTGTACACAACTTGGCTATTAGCATATGTCTGTGATTTAAGCATACAAATCCATTTCATTTGCACTTTGTCTGATGGTTGTCAACCATCAATTAATTCATAtataacaaaaccaaaaatatacaaatttttttggtttgaagTTTGTCACCAATTTCAAAATTGCATAATCGCATTTACAAAAGTATAATTTACATCTTTGGCTTCGAAGATCTTCTCAAAACACAATACAAAAACTGCATAATTGCATTTAGATGAATGCATCTCATTCACACAATGAATACATCGATTCACACATGATAAAGTAAAATACCAGAAAATGCAAAAGATTGGTTTATAAAGATCTCCAGCCAAATACCACAAAATACATAAGTTTTAGGTTTGTACACTATCTATTTTTTCACTTCTTTCCATGTTTAGCGACTCCAATGATGGAAGTTCCTGGGGAACCCAATTCCTCTTCCTTCTCACGAGATCCCTTCTTTAGATCTATCCTCATTGTCCTTTTGTCTACCTTGACTTCTCAAGAAATGATTCCTAGCATTACTTCCTGtagaatttttgtttgttggctCTTTTGCAATTTGTAGCAACTGTGCATAAAAATTGGGACAATATTAATTTGCAGTAATTTCATCATTATAATTACAATAGAGATTAAATCAGATGCATTGTCATTAACCTGTGAAGGATGTCCAACATCTGCAACATTTCTAGCTATACATTTGGATCTTATTGTAGTCAATTTTTGCCTTCCATTCCTCTCAGATAACATAACATGGGAAGCCATGGTTTGGTCAGGTTCATTAATAATCTGAatgaattaagaaaataatgactagtgagaagaagataatgatgatgaacaaAATTAAGCCCTACACTAGCATACAATGATTGATCTTTACCTGTGACAGTGGTTCAGATACATTCTGGCCTTGTCTAATGTCTCCTGCTTGCTGGTTAGCTCCAACTAAACTATCAACCTGGTTGAGCATTTAATTGgcataaaaaaaaccctagaaggCATGTGAGATAATTTAATATACTGAACCTCACTCACCATTTCAAAATGTGCTTGCAAAACCTGGGGATCAACTATATCCATAGGATCTGTTGCTTCAACTGGTTGTTGATGTTCTTGCTCACCTGTGATTTCATCAATAACCTAGAAAACATATAGgtgaaaattatgaaattacCTGCATACagaattttaataataacaaaacatattgaAGATATACATAACTGAGACTCACCTGCCTTACCTTATGATGCCTCTTATTGTGTCCTTTAGCACCACAAACACTACACTTCATGGAAACTCCTTTTTGAAACTCTACCATGTTTGAAGCCATCGGTTTCCCTCACCGCTCCCTTCTTCTTAGCATAGTCTTCCTACCTCTTTCTTCTGCATTGGGTCAGGTGCCACCattggaccttgattactcttTGGCCAACATTGTCTATCTTGGGTGGGGTTCAATGTGTGCATATATGTATTTAAGAATGTGCTAACTTTGTAGCGATCATTCAAGAAATTTTTCTCGGTTTGTCTCTATTGTAATAGATGGCTGAAATGGCATGGCTACAAGGAATCCCTGAGAGTTCCCACTTCCTACATGAACAAGTTGCCCCATCCTTATCCACCACAAATTGTCCATCTGGCACTACAACTTGATATTGGCTCCCCCCAGACCAAATGGTATTATAAGACCAACTGAGCTGCTTgagtttttctagttttttcagTATTTTGGGGCAATGGACTGTTTGACATTTTTTCATATCATCCCTTTTTTTTTGAATCCTAACCATTAATGTGGTCCTTATGATCTCATTCATGGTGACTATGCCTTTAACCCTAGCCTCGAGAATTTGACTGTTAAAGCATTCACACATGTTATTAAGTAGTATGTCACACTTGTACTTTGGTTGGAAATGAGACCTACTCCAATGATGAGGgtctatttttttcaagtatTCAAAGGCACCTTGAGACATATCCTTTAATTGTTCCATGGCTTTCTCAAAAGAAGGAGTGTTGGTTGCTTTGGCACAATGCCACAACTCGGGTCTTTCAAGGCCTTTCCTCTATAAGTTTTTTTGAAATTAGTGTGGATGTGCCCTCACACGAGTATCTATGTTCACAATTGGGGAATAACTCTTCAATTGCGGGCATTAGACCCTAAGGTTTTATTTAATTGACACACATATCATCCACCACAAGTAGATTAAGAGGGGAAAGgaccacaaaaataaaaacaagattgtTAGACAAAACAACAATCTTAATGAGAGCAACAATAATCCATCGAAAAACAAGCTTCCATATGAAGATCACAACAATGATGGCCAGAACATCAACAAACAAATTATGCAAGCTTATggcaaaaataataacaatgttgggaaaacatcaaaaaacaatttaaacaaaCTTCCATatagaaacaataataacaatggtGGCCAgaacattaattataaaagttaGGAAGACCATCATTTCGAtaagttaaataaattagaCAATGTTAATTAGTTAGAtaagttaaataataacattagGCAGAACATCAGTTAGAtaagttaaataaattagaCAATGTTAACCTTCCATACAACAAACGTccatatagaaaaaaatgataacaatGGTGGCCAGAAcatcaacaaataaattaaacatctCTCCATAtagcaaaaataataacattaggTCAGCAGAACATCAACAaacatattataaaagttaGGAAGAACATCATTTAGATAAGTTAAATAATTTAGACAATCTTAATCAGTTAGAtaagttaaataataacattagGCAGAACATCAGTTAGATAAGTTAAAGAAATTAGATCAGTTAGACAATGTTAACCTTCCATACAACAAATAAAGATCAGAATAATAACATTAGGAAGAACAACATTAGGTATAATAATATTAGGCAAAACAAGGTTCTTTATTAATCAGTTTATGCTAGAACAAGATTAGGCagaacaaaaaattgaaaatagatAAGTTAAAATCACATATTAATCAGTAAAGTCAGTCATTTACCTTTTGTCTATCGCTCATGAATGCCCAGTGGAAGCTATTTGTTATCCTCAAATCTTCTGACAGTAGCTCCAAGAACCACTTCCAGTTGTCCTTGTTCTCCTTACCAAGCGTGGCCTCAGCAACagggatagatgcaatcattagCATCTATCCCCACTCTGAAAGGAGCCGTCCCACCATATAGTCCTTTGAGGAAGCACCCATCCACCGATATAATCTGCCCTACAACCCGCCAAAAAAACCCTCCCTTAAGGGAGCTAAGCGGACATACATACACTCGGAATTTACCTTCATCACATCCCGAAAATCACACTTGATCCAGGATGTGTCCTTATTAATTCCAATCTGTAGTGATATAGACTCTTCATTTGTGTttcctcatcaccatctatcaatctaattaaaaaacataacaaattaaatatacacAAGTACTATGTGAGAACAATgtgatttaattgaaaatatttcagATAGAGCATGTTACTTACTTGAGTGCTGCACACTTTGCCCTGTAAGCCACTAATCTACTGATGAGAACCTCTTGATTTGTCTTGACAGCCTGGATGATGCCAGATATTTTCCATGCAGGGTCAGATCTGAACTGTTCCAAATAACTTCTTGCTATCCAGTCTGCATTCACGTGCCTATTACGGTGATCCCTTGAACACTCATGCTCCAATTTCCCTGATTTTATTTGGATTGTACTCCCGTCCTTCACCATTGGTGATGCCCATAAATAAAATGGGCAATCCCTCTTACAAATAGCTTTACACCTTTTCTTGGAATTGGGCTTAAATGTCAATACATACCTATTCTTTATCCCATAGCTCTTGACAGCATCTTTGAACTGTTTGAAGCTTCTGAATTtcattcctatttttgaattgagGATTTTTCATGTCACATTCTTCATTAAAAGTCTCGAGTATTTAGGCTTTCTTGCTACCAATTCATCTTCATCCTTGATGAGCAAGAATCCAAGTCATGTGAGTCGAGATAGTCCGACTCAATATGCACCCTCGCTAGTGTGTTCATGAGGTTCTTTTTCCATATGAACCATATCCCTAACTGTTTCAGTGGCCTCCATAGGTTCTTCTTCTGACTCATCACTGAAATTATAATCGAATCCTCGTAGATCACTATCTTCTCCATCATTTTTCCTATTACCATCCATTCCAATAAGTGAATCTTCCagatcaatttcttcttctacaTCTTCTGCTTCATCTGATTCCTCTTCCTCCACATTGGAGACTTTGTCATCAATATTCTGGCCCATTCTATTGCCCCTTGTATTGACTCCATTGGATCCATCTTGATCACTAACACCTTGTCCACTCCGAATGAACACACAGATCTCCTTATTGGAATTTGTCGCCATGGCCATATTAGGTGCATCTAGATCATTCTTAATCTCTCTTAATTCCTTGGTTCCATTATTTACATCCAACCACCATAGGGTGCAACATTGTACATCTAACATAAGACTTACTGCCCCATCGACAACAATTCAACTTTTGAAATTTGATCTGCACAACAATAATCCACAATTCCAACCAGCTGTTCTGCACCCTCTGTTGTGTAATGCAACTTAATGGAGAACAACTCTGCTGGTAACTGAAGCAAAAACACACTAAGGTTTTATAGTTATTGTTTTTGCAATAACTATAATGGCAACAATCACAATTTTGAACACTAATCCCTAAAACTAACTCACATTGCCTcttaagaaaaaggaaaaacctAAGGCAAAAAAATTACTACTgcacttatatttttcattacaaTACAAACATGTTCTCACTAATGATGCACTTATATGTTTAAGTACGATAAAAACACAAGAAGGAGATATCATTGGAAATTCATCTACATTGGAAAAATCATCATCAGAAAAAGAAACCAAGGAAAGAAGGTAAATGCAATAAATCTTCTGATGAAATGGCAACAGTATATCCTAGCTAATCTATGtttatatacaataaaaataattcatttatgGACCACAAAGCATTTTTTAAGTTCTGGCCCACTTGGGACCACAAGCATTCACACAAGTTATATTCCACATATGAGAATATCCAACATATTATATTTGACTAGTGTTAAGTGTAACAACAATTCACAATCTAACACTTGCACAACATCCACATTTTGTACAGCGTCCACATTTAACACCAAACAACAAACCCTAACTCTTGAAAGTGACAACcataaaccaaacaacaaaccCTAACTCCTAATCTACATTGGAATGCAATTCTACAAACCAAATAAGAAAGAAACTAGAAGCAAAGTTGGGGTTTCCTTACAATACTCTGGTGACTTCTCCCCTGCTTGTCGAATCTCCCAATCGATCGACATTGTGTGTGATTTGTTATTTCCTTTCACGGGTTGTTGTTTCTCccttaatttgttgtttttcctcCCGATCACCGGTTCATATAGCCAGAGATGAAGCTCCAATCATGGATTCAAGAGTCTCTAGAACCGTGGTGAGATGAAGATGAGGGTAGCCAAGAACAAGAATGGGAAAGTAATCTGACGTGTAATAGTGATTGCCGACTCAGCTTATTATCATGACGTggacagggaatagtgatcgcTGATGTGGACATAGCTTGGCTGAGTCAGACTTTCCGGCTGCCACGTAGGTTTTTTTTACCCGGAAATCCTTTGGTGACTGACCGGtgaactttttaaaaacttgagtGACTACTTTGATACGTTTTGAAGTTGGATgtctgaaatgaaaaaaaagcaaagttgGGTgactattcaaaaaattaacccGAGCTTGTCTTGTGGATCAGAAATGCTCTTCTTGAAGTCAAGAAGTGCCATTCTCTCACTCTCTATGCAATTACCAGCAGCATGTTCTGCAATCTTGGGAACAAGAAGAGGTGCTGCATCACTGCGATGCAAAGCACGACCAAATAGGAACACCAACAGTGCATATAGCAGGACAGACATTGCTACTTTAATTTGAGAGATGTTATGGCTGTATTTTTGTTCAGAAACAAGTTTGTTGAAGACGAGGACCAGGTTCTtgctttatatattttgtttaggTCATCTGGTTCAAACATCAATATCAATCGATGAAGATGAGCCAGTCTTCAGCacagaatttatttatttatttttttttttttgaggtaaGGCGATAAGTGCCAATCTTCAGGGGTGTACGTGGGTCAGAGATATTACCGCCACGTCCTCACCCTCTGAAAAACGGGGAGCACGGTTCATGGGAATCAAACTCACATCTCCCCAACAAGAGGGGATCCGGGGtaccacttatatatatatttacttttggATTAAAGTAGTGTTTCCATAATTACTGTtggctaaaattttaaaattctttcatctcttgttttcttttaagtaaatttatcaatttatatatgtaatgtAAAATATGGTTTGTATTATACAAAGCTGAACCATTGCTAGATCCCAATAGGATccatttaattattcattttgataaataaataataaataaaataaatttttaaaataattttattgtttataggTTTGTAACAAGGTTTATGATAATAAGAGATATAAGcaaaattaatatcaaatctACCTCATAATAATGACTCTATTGACTTGACTTTAGTCATTATTGCTTCCTTATTATACTTTTCTTCTTGAGGAATTTCGTTGCTGCAAATCTATTCCACATTAATTGCCTATCAATGAAAAGACTAAaaccccatttttttttttttaaggtggaTATAACAAGGTTGTCAAACCCGGATCGACCCGACTGGTTTAACCGAAAAAATCGAGAACGGGTCATGAGACCGGTCCGGTTATATCCTCTAACTCGGTTTGGATGCAACCCGGCCAAAAACTGGGTGACCTGGCCGGTTTGCTTTCGAGCTGATTGACTCACAGGTTTACTCGggtcaaaaaattaaaattatttttttaaaaaaaaaagtggcgCTGATGAAATGAAGATGTGAGGGAGAAAGAAGAGGGTGCGCCGGCGGCAAGACGAGAGAAACGCGTCGCATGAGAGGGAGCGAGGGAGAACGATGAGAgaaaggagagagaaagaggaacAGAGTATGAGTGTGTGGCacgtgattttttttctttccgaGTCCCGATGGAAGAAGACAAGGGTGAGATGAGGatcattaggtttttttttattttttttattttatgattttaaaaaataattgatggtacataaaattaaatttttaaatattacatttaattttatttaagatattttttaaaatcaagaaaactatatgaaattaaaattttaaatattatatttaattatttatgatttttaattattaaaatataggttatattatttttttatcattattaattattattatatatttttttaatattttattgatgatcCCGGTTCAACCTGGTCGAATCcatcgacccctgacccctggacCTGATCGGGTCAATCCCCGGGCTGGGTCTGACTACCTTGGGATATACCacaatcatataaaataaagcAGAAGCCAATACAACAGCAGTCCTCTAACAGTCCACTAGACATGGAGCTAtacacaaaacacaacaaaacagaaggaacaacgggtctcctccTGACACACAAAACCctatactttttctttttgcaaaaaaTTTATTACACCACGCGTCCTACGTCTGCTGGCTTGACTCAAAGTCAATTAAGACTTTTCTTCGGCTAAACttctcatctctttctcttcttgatcCCTCTTACAAACATCTCAATTCCAcctatagttttatttatttatttatttatttattttacaaagtCGACAAGTAACTAGAAAATTACACAGATGAAGACAGACAACTCTAGTGATTTGACTTTGACATGATCTCGCTCTTCATCCTCGCAAAGTTGACAACAACCCAGACATGGATATTGTCACAAGTAGTGTCTGTGTACCGAAAGTAGGCATATCTCCACTTCTTTTTGAAGATCAAGACACCCCAGATAGTCCAGAATCCAACTGCAAATCCTGACAAAGATCCAATGTACATCCATACCATctcattatcatcatcttcttcatttccatTATCACTTGGCTTTCCCTGATTTGGTCCACCACCTTTAGTACAATTATCAGTCAAAGGGAATCCACAAAGATGATTACCAATGTAAATGGAGGGGTCTGTCAAGGTGTTGAACTGGTTGCCGGATGGTATACTTCCTGACAAATTGTTGTAAGATACATTGAAGTCGCTCAAGGATGTTAAATTTGAAAAGGTTGAAGGTATGCTCCCAAAGAGCTTGTTTCTTGACAAGTCGAGTGATTCAAGTTGTTGTAACCTACCCAACTTGTCTGGGATCTCACCTTGTAACAGGTTATGAGAGACGTCCAAACTCTGCAGACCATACAAACTTGCAAGTTCTTCAGGTATGCCCCCTGTCAACTCATTGTCGGAGAGGTCAATTATTTTCAGACGTGGAAGAAGATGCTCAGAATATTCCCCTTGTTTTCCCTTGGAAGTCACTGGTATTGTATCTCCGACTCCTAAAATGCCACCCCATGAAAAAACAGACTCTGAAAGTGTCTGCATGGCAGTGAGGTTGCCAAAACTCACAGGGATGGGACCTGacaaattattgtttgacaaaTCAAGGATTTGTAGGTATTTGAGTTGAGAAATTTTCTGTGGGATGTGACCAAT from Dioscorea cayenensis subsp. rotundata cultivar TDr96_F1 unplaced genomic scaffold, TDr96_F1_v2_PseudoChromosome.rev07_lg8_w22 25.fasta BLBR01001151.1, whole genome shotgun sequence carries:
- the LOC120255711 gene encoding receptor-like protein EIX2 — encoded protein: YNNFTGSIPIWVGEILSRLVVLILQSNTFIGHIPQKISQLKYLQILDLSNNNLSGPIPVSFGNLTAMQTLSESVFSWGGILGVGDTIPVTSKGKQGEYSEHLLPRLKIIDLSDNELTGGIPEELASLYGLQSLDVSHNLLQGEIPDKLGRLQQLESLDLSRNKLFGSIPSTFSNLTSLSDFNVSYNNLSGSIPSGNQFNTLTDPSIYIGNHLCGFPLTDNCTKGGGPNQGKPSDNGNEEDDDNEMVWMYIGSLSGFAVGFWTIWGVLIFKKKWRYAYFRYTDTTCDNIHVWVVVNFARMKSEIMSKSNH
- the LOC120255709 gene encoding receptor-like protein EIX2 codes for the protein MSVLLYALLVFLFGRALHRSDAAPLLVPKIAEHAAGNCIESERMALLDFKKSISDPQDKLSSWAMGQDCCSWEGVRCDNITGNVIGLELGEHDLQLKAS